The proteins below come from a single Azospirillum thiophilum genomic window:
- a CDS encoding methyl-accepting chemotaxis protein gives MLAQKMAALDALRAKVMIADENLTIVHVNPAAAALLREAEADLRKELPRLDVSRLVGSNIDIFHKNPSHQRGMLGALTKPHSATIKVGGHQFDLLVTPLTDNGQRIGFVVEWADAKERLENVDYASQMVAISRSQAVIEFTTDGVITKANENFLKVMGYRLDEVVGKRHGMFVEPAYRDSPDYARFWDTLRRGEFQAAQYRRITKSGKDVWIEGAYNPIFDEKGRVTKIVKFAVDVTAQVSLLNNLKGMIDRNFGEIDQALLLSNEEAGSASAAAESTSASVQMVAASAEELVSSIGEISQSMSRARAATDGAFDRTVAVGASTERLAAAAQAMNGIVGLINSIAGQINLLALNATIEAARAGEAGKGFAVVASEVKNLANQAGRATEQISAEIEGIQSTSSEVANALTAIREEVTAVREHVTGTASAVEEQSAVTQTMSSSMQTASAAVATVTANITAISATVEQVSSAVARTKEAALVLVR, from the coding sequence GTGCTGGCGCAGAAGATGGCGGCGCTCGACGCGCTGCGGGCGAAGGTGATGATTGCGGACGAGAATTTGACCATCGTCCATGTCAACCCCGCGGCGGCGGCGCTGCTGCGCGAGGCGGAAGCGGACCTGCGCAAGGAGTTGCCGCGGCTCGACGTGAGCCGGCTGGTCGGCAGCAACATCGACATCTTCCACAAGAATCCGAGTCACCAGCGCGGAATGCTTGGCGCCCTCACCAAGCCGCACAGCGCCACCATCAAGGTCGGCGGCCACCAATTCGACCTGCTGGTCACGCCGCTGACCGACAATGGCCAACGCATCGGCTTCGTGGTCGAATGGGCCGACGCCAAGGAGCGGCTGGAGAATGTCGATTACGCCAGCCAGATGGTGGCGATCAGCCGGTCGCAGGCGGTGATCGAGTTCACCACCGACGGCGTCATCACCAAGGCCAACGAGAATTTCCTGAAGGTGATGGGCTACCGGCTGGACGAGGTGGTCGGCAAGCGCCACGGCATGTTCGTCGAACCGGCCTATCGCGACAGCCCGGACTATGCCCGTTTCTGGGACACCCTGCGCCGCGGCGAGTTCCAGGCGGCGCAATACAGGCGCATCACCAAATCCGGCAAGGACGTGTGGATCGAAGGCGCCTACAACCCGATCTTCGACGAGAAGGGACGGGTGACGAAGATCGTGAAGTTCGCGGTCGACGTCACCGCGCAGGTCTCCCTGCTGAACAACCTGAAGGGCATGATCGACCGGAATTTCGGCGAGATCGACCAGGCGCTCCTCCTGTCGAACGAGGAGGCCGGCTCGGCCAGCGCCGCCGCCGAGTCGACGTCGGCAAGCGTGCAGATGGTGGCGGCCAGCGCCGAGGAACTGGTGTCCTCCATCGGCGAGATCTCGCAGAGCATGAGCCGCGCCCGCGCGGCGACCGACGGCGCCTTCGACCGTACCGTTGCGGTCGGCGCGAGCACCGAGCGTCTGGCGGCGGCGGCCCAGGCGATGAACGGCATCGTCGGGCTGATCAACAGCATCGCCGGCCAGATCAACCTGCTGGCGCTGAACGCCACCATCGAGGCGGCGCGTGCCGGCGAGGCCGGCAAGGGCTTTGCCGTAGTGGCGAGCGAGGTGAAGAACCTCGCCAATCAGGCGGGCAGGGCGACCGAGCAGATCTCCGCCGAGATCGAGGGCATCCAATCGACCTCCAGCGAGGTCGCCAACGCGCTGACCGCGATCCGCGAGGAGGTCACCGCCGTGCGGGAGCATGTGACCGGCACGGCGTCCGCGGTGGAGGAGCAGAGCGCCGTCACCCAGACGATGTCCTCCAGCATGCAGACCGCATCCGCCGCGGTGGCGACGGTGACCGCCAACATCACCGCCATCTCCGCCACGGTGGAACAGGTCAGCAGTGCCGTCGCGCGAACCAAGGAGGCGGCGCTGGTCCTGGTCCGTTGA
- a CDS encoding oxepin-CoA hydrolase, alternative type, which yields MNERQDTGSMTVERQGRVMVLTMSDAGTRNALGLRMMAAGRDALDEATHDPGIGAIVLTGADGAFSSGGHLNNLYHHGSRSRSENRDGIERFHGWVRSMRECPKPILAAVEGPAAGAGFSLALACDLIVAAEDARFLTAYVKVGLTSDGGASASLARALPPQLYAELMLTGGPVDAARLHAAGVVNRVTAPGRALTAAIDWAAIIADGPAGAMGRAKKLMELAYGSFATQLARESDLFVEALHHGEAKEGITAFFEKRPPEFHRR from the coding sequence ATGAACGAACGTCAGGATACCGGCAGCATGACGGTTGAACGCCAGGGCCGCGTCATGGTGCTGACCATGAGCGACGCCGGCACCCGGAACGCGCTCGGCCTGCGGATGATGGCGGCCGGCCGCGACGCGCTCGACGAGGCGACGCACGATCCCGGCATCGGCGCCATCGTGCTGACCGGTGCAGACGGGGCCTTCAGCTCCGGCGGGCACCTGAACAACCTCTATCACCACGGCAGCCGCTCGCGCTCGGAGAACCGGGACGGGATCGAGCGCTTCCACGGCTGGGTCCGCTCGATGCGCGAATGCCCCAAGCCGATCCTCGCCGCGGTGGAAGGGCCGGCGGCGGGCGCCGGCTTCTCGCTGGCGCTGGCCTGCGACCTGATCGTCGCGGCCGAGGACGCCCGCTTCCTGACCGCCTATGTCAAGGTCGGCCTGACCTCCGACGGCGGCGCCTCGGCCTCGCTGGCCCGGGCCTTGCCGCCGCAGCTCTATGCCGAGCTGATGCTGACCGGCGGACCGGTCGATGCGGCGCGCCTGCATGCCGCCGGCGTCGTCAACCGCGTGACCGCCCCCGGCCGGGCGCTGACCGCGGCGATCGACTGGGCGGCGATCATCGCGGACGGACCCGCCGGCGCCATGGGCCGGGCCAAGAAGCTGATGGAACTGGCCTATGGCAGCTTCGCCACCCAGCTCGCCCGCGAAAGCGACCTGTTCGTCGAGGCGCTGCACCATGGCGAGGCCAAGGAGGGCATCACCGCCTTCTTCGAGAAGCGCCCGCCGGAATTCCACCGGCGCTGA
- a CDS encoding rhomboid family intramembrane serine protease has product MAAPVPPYANRAVILLCVLAFVARLPPESFAFVPAYFFGTVELAGPLPTAALWRGLFGHVLIHGDLTHLASNMAVLWLLGDAVEREAGHVRHLLLFTGGTVAAALTEGVLAADRMAPLIGASGAICALMGAFLWLRPRRGPLARRWLRRLVQGVIAVFALLNAAMMLMPPPADSPLSEVGWGAHAGGLAAGLLLGALLCRPGRSGRPAPGGT; this is encoded by the coding sequence ATGGCGGCGCCGGTGCCGCCCTATGCCAACCGTGCCGTCATCCTGCTCTGCGTCCTGGCCTTCGTGGCACGGCTGCCGCCGGAATCCTTCGCCTTCGTCCCCGCCTATTTCTTCGGAACCGTCGAGCTGGCCGGCCCGTTGCCGACCGCGGCGCTGTGGCGGGGGCTGTTCGGCCATGTGCTGATCCATGGCGACCTGACGCATCTGGCCTCCAACATGGCGGTGTTGTGGCTGCTGGGCGACGCGGTCGAGCGGGAGGCCGGGCATGTCCGACATCTGCTGCTGTTCACCGGCGGCACCGTGGCGGCGGCCTTGACCGAGGGGGTGCTGGCGGCCGACCGCATGGCGCCGCTGATCGGGGCGAGCGGGGCGATCTGCGCGCTGATGGGCGCCTTCCTGTGGCTGCGTCCGCGCCGCGGTCCGCTGGCCCGGCGCTGGCTGCGGCGGCTGGTCCAGGGAGTGATCGCGGTCTTCGCGCTGCTGAACGCGGCGATGATGCTGATGCCGCCGCCCGCCGATTCGCCGCTGTCGGAGGTCGGCTGGGGCGCCCATGCCGGCGGGCTGGCCGCCGGGCTGCTGCTGGGGGCGCTGCTGTGCCGGCCGGGACGGTCGGGCCGGCCGGCACCGGGCGGCACCTGA
- a CDS encoding S-methyl-5'-thioadenosine phosphorylase, which produces MSGDTVLGVIGGSGLYDIDGLENTRWVEVATPFGAPSDALLTGELAGRRLVFLPRHGRGHRIPPSELNFRANIHALKQLGVTDILSVSAVGSLKEHLPPGSFVVIDQFIDRTFAREKSFFGSGLVAHVGLGHPVCGRLGDLIEEALVELDIPHQRRGTYMVMEGPQFSTVAESNLYRSWGCDVIGMTNMPEAKLAREAEMCYATVAMVTDYDCWHEGHDHVSVDAVIKVVVANAGKARSLVAALAPKVAARDGLCAQGCHTALDNAIMTAPAHRDPAMLEKLALIVKRVLG; this is translated from the coding sequence ATGAGCGGCGATACGGTCCTGGGCGTCATCGGTGGCAGCGGTCTCTACGACATCGACGGGCTGGAGAACACCCGATGGGTCGAGGTGGCGACGCCCTTCGGCGCCCCATCCGACGCGCTGCTGACCGGCGAGCTGGCGGGCCGGCGGCTGGTCTTCCTGCCGCGCCACGGCCGCGGTCACCGCATCCCGCCGTCGGAGCTGAACTTCCGCGCCAACATCCACGCGCTGAAGCAGCTGGGCGTGACCGACATCCTGTCGGTGTCGGCGGTCGGCTCGCTGAAGGAGCATCTGCCGCCCGGCAGCTTCGTGGTGATCGACCAGTTCATCGACCGCACATTCGCCCGCGAGAAGAGTTTCTTCGGCAGCGGGCTGGTCGCCCATGTCGGGCTGGGTCATCCGGTCTGCGGCCGGCTCGGCGACCTGATCGAGGAGGCGCTGGTCGAGCTGGACATCCCGCACCAGCGGCGCGGCACCTACATGGTGATGGAGGGGCCGCAATTCTCCACCGTCGCCGAGTCGAACCTCTACCGCAGCTGGGGCTGCGACGTCATCGGCATGACCAACATGCCCGAGGCCAAGCTCGCCCGCGAGGCGGAGATGTGCTACGCGACCGTCGCCATGGTCACCGACTATGATTGCTGGCACGAGGGTCATGACCATGTCTCGGTCGATGCGGTGATCAAGGTGGTGGTCGCCAATGCCGGCAAGGCCCGCTCGCTGGTGGCGGCGCTGGCCCCGAAGGTCGCGGCGCGCGACGGGCTGTGCGCCCAGGGCTGCCATACCGCACTCGACAACGCCATCATGACCGCGCCCGCCCACCGCGACCCGGCGATGCTGGAAAAACTGGCGCTGATCGTGAAGCGGGTGCTGGGCTGA
- a CDS encoding TRAP transporter substrate-binding protein, which produces MKRRSFLTSAGVGVAASTLAAPAIAQSQPEIHWRLASSFPKSLDTIYGAADTIAARVAAATDGKFTIRPFAAGEIVPGLQVLDAVQNGTVECGHTASYYYVGKDPTFTFDATVPFGLNARQQNAWIYNGGGMALLREFFDGYGVMNFPAGNTGVQMGGWFRKEIKTVEDLKGLKFRIGGFAGQVLAKLGTVPQQIAGGDIYPSLEKGTIDAAEWIGPYDDEKLGFNKVAKYYYYPGWWEGGLNVSLLVNKQQWEQLPKQYKAVLEAACFEANLTMNAKYDAENPAALRRLVAGGAQLRPFPRDVMEACYKAATELYEETAKTNPKFAKIYEPWKKFRDEEYLWFRVAENSFDNFAFTAGLKR; this is translated from the coding sequence ATGAAGCGTCGTTCCTTCCTGACCTCGGCCGGCGTCGGCGTCGCCGCCAGCACGCTGGCGGCTCCCGCCATCGCGCAGTCGCAGCCGGAGATCCATTGGCGCCTCGCGTCCAGCTTCCCCAAGAGCCTGGACACCATCTATGGCGCCGCCGACACCATCGCCGCCCGCGTCGCCGCGGCGACCGACGGCAAGTTCACCATCCGTCCCTTTGCCGCCGGCGAGATCGTCCCCGGCCTGCAGGTGCTGGACGCGGTGCAGAACGGCACGGTCGAGTGCGGCCACACCGCCAGCTATTACTATGTCGGCAAGGATCCGACCTTCACCTTCGACGCGACGGTGCCGTTCGGCCTGAACGCCCGCCAGCAGAACGCCTGGATCTACAATGGCGGCGGCATGGCCCTGCTGCGCGAGTTCTTCGACGGCTACGGCGTCATGAACTTCCCGGCCGGCAACACCGGCGTGCAGATGGGCGGCTGGTTCCGCAAGGAGATCAAGACCGTCGAGGATCTGAAGGGCCTGAAGTTCCGCATCGGCGGCTTCGCCGGGCAGGTGCTGGCCAAGCTGGGCACCGTGCCGCAGCAGATCGCCGGCGGCGACATCTATCCGTCGCTGGAAAAGGGCACCATCGACGCCGCCGAATGGATCGGCCCGTACGACGACGAGAAGCTGGGCTTCAACAAGGTCGCCAAATACTACTACTATCCGGGCTGGTGGGAAGGCGGGCTGAACGTCTCGCTGCTGGTCAACAAGCAGCAGTGGGAACAGCTGCCCAAGCAGTACAAGGCCGTCCTGGAGGCCGCCTGCTTCGAGGCGAACCTGACCATGAACGCCAAGTACGATGCCGAGAATCCGGCGGCGCTCCGCCGTCTGGTCGCCGGTGGCGCCCAGCTGCGCCCGTTCCCGCGAGACGTGATGGAGGCTTGCTACAAGGCCGCCACCGAGCTGTATGAGGAAACCGCGAAGACGAACCCGAAGTTCGCCAAGATCTACGAGCCGTGGAAGAAGTTCCGCGACGAGGAATATCTGTGGTTCCGGGTTGCCGAGAACTCCTTCGACAACTTCGCCTTCACCGCCGGCCTGAAGCGCTGA
- a CDS encoding MaoC family dehydratase, whose product MRYFEDVTVGDRFTGGPLTVDAAEIVAYARQFDPQPFHLDADAAKDTLFRGLAASGWHTAGLTMRMIVGSDARLAGGYIGMGVDQIGWPRPTRPGDVLRIEMEVLEARRSAKRPDQGILRVKTTTLNQDGEVVQTMIANLLAPGRPA is encoded by the coding sequence ATGCGCTATTTCGAGGATGTCACGGTAGGCGACCGCTTCACCGGCGGACCGTTGACCGTCGATGCGGCGGAGATCGTCGCCTACGCCCGCCAGTTCGATCCGCAGCCCTTCCACCTGGATGCCGACGCGGCGAAGGACACGCTGTTCCGCGGGCTGGCGGCCAGCGGCTGGCACACCGCCGGGCTGACCATGCGGATGATCGTCGGCAGCGACGCCCGGCTGGCCGGCGGCTATATCGGCATGGGGGTCGATCAGATCGGCTGGCCGCGGCCGACCCGGCCCGGCGACGTGCTGCGCATCGAGATGGAGGTGCTGGAAGCCCGGCGCTCGGCCAAGCGGCCCGACCAGGGCATCCTGCGGGTGAAGACCACCACCCTGAACCAGGACGGCGAGGTGGTGCAGACCATGATCGCCAACCTGCTGGCGCCCGGCCGCCCCGCCTGA
- a CDS encoding TetR/AcrR family transcriptional regulator, which produces MTVKKPARERILDAAAELFYRDGIRAVGVDTVIARSGVAKMSLYRNFASKDELVCAYLERNIAQHAAWWDRVTARHPDDPRAQMQALFTALGHWIDHPKFQGCPFTSAAAELRDPANPAHALAVAHKRMVRDRLRALAAAAGADCPERLTAQLQLLMEGAYAAGRALDLGAGNGAVASAAAALIDRACGAGPAGRKILNAGQ; this is translated from the coding sequence GTGACCGTGAAGAAGCCGGCGCGCGAGCGGATTCTCGACGCCGCGGCGGAGCTGTTCTACCGCGACGGCATCCGCGCGGTCGGAGTCGATACGGTCATTGCCCGGTCCGGCGTAGCGAAGATGAGTCTGTACCGGAACTTCGCATCGAAGGATGAGCTGGTCTGCGCCTATCTGGAGCGCAACATCGCCCAGCATGCCGCGTGGTGGGACAGGGTGACCGCCCGCCATCCGGATGACCCGCGCGCCCAGATGCAGGCGCTGTTCACGGCGCTCGGCCACTGGATCGACCATCCGAAATTCCAGGGCTGCCCCTTCACCAGCGCCGCCGCCGAACTGCGCGATCCCGCCAATCCGGCGCATGCGCTGGCGGTGGCGCACAAGCGCATGGTCCGCGACCGCCTGCGCGCGCTGGCCGCCGCCGCGGGCGCGGACTGTCCGGAGCGTTTGACGGCGCAGCTGCAACTTTTGATGGAAGGCGCCTATGCCGCCGGCCGGGCGTTGGATCTGGGGGCGGGCAACGGGGCGGTGGCGAGCGCGGCGGCGGCCCTCATAGACAGGGCCTGTGGCGCGGGACCTGCCGGCCGGAAAATCCTGAACGCAGGCCAATAA
- a CDS encoding DUF1153 domain-containing protein has product MALVELDIGDDSAAGASVIGPEGRPMTENDLPPPDTKRWVMRRKAEVVAGVRSGLISLEEACRRYTLSVEEFLSWQRLIDSHGMRGLRATRLQDYRPGQQPVRDRLTVAE; this is encoded by the coding sequence ATGGCACTCGTAGAACTCGACATCGGCGACGACAGCGCAGCCGGTGCATCGGTCATTGGCCCCGAAGGGCGTCCCATGACCGAAAACGACCTTCCCCCGCCCGACACCAAGCGTTGGGTGATGCGCCGCAAGGCGGAAGTGGTCGCCGGCGTCCGTTCGGGCCTGATCAGCCTGGAGGAGGCCTGTCGCCGCTATACCCTGTCGGTCGAGGAATTCCTGTCCTGGCAGCGGCTGATCGACAGCCACGGCATGCGCGGCCTGCGCGCCACCCGCCTGCAGGACTACCGTCCCGGCCAGCAGCCCGTCCGCGACCGCCTCACCGTGGCGGAATAG
- a CDS encoding flagellar hook assembly protein FlgD, giving the protein MTTTDPTTPTLNQYGTYSGGKSTGSTTSNTKAPQTDADKTASATKGLGDNFQTFLTLLTTQMKNQDPLKPLDTNDLTKQLVDFANVEQNIGTNSRLDKLVQLQGAGTASTNLAYLGRLVAFQGDTFQYTNGMTQAPLGYELETSAKSVRVDILDAKGNIIRSMKGESTAGTKHSVNWDFKDNDGRAVQPGSYRMNVAPVAENKDDTIKATTYTFGTVAGIGSNKDGETVLNIGASEVPLSKLTTVY; this is encoded by the coding sequence ATGACCACGACCGATCCCACCACCCCGACCCTGAACCAGTACGGCACCTATTCGGGTGGGAAGTCGACCGGGTCGACGACGTCCAACACCAAGGCGCCCCAGACCGATGCCGACAAGACCGCCTCGGCGACCAAAGGGCTGGGCGACAATTTCCAGACCTTCCTCACCCTGCTGACCACGCAGATGAAGAACCAGGATCCGCTGAAGCCGCTCGACACCAACGACCTGACCAAGCAGCTGGTCGACTTCGCGAACGTCGAGCAGAACATCGGCACCAACAGCCGCCTGGACAAGCTGGTGCAGTTGCAGGGCGCCGGCACCGCCTCCACCAACCTCGCCTATCTCGGCCGCCTGGTCGCCTTCCAGGGCGACACCTTCCAGTACACCAACGGCATGACCCAGGCCCCGCTGGGCTACGAGCTGGAGACCTCGGCCAAGTCGGTCCGCGTCGACATCCTCGACGCCAAGGGCAACATCATCCGCTCCATGAAGGGCGAGTCCACGGCCGGCACCAAGCATTCGGTCAATTGGGACTTCAAGGACAACGACGGCCGCGCGGTGCAGCCGGGCAGCTACCGCATGAACGTCGCCCCGGTTGCGGAGAACAAGGACGACACCATCAAGGCGACCACCTACACCTTCGGCACCGTCGCCGGCATCGGCAGCAACAAGGACGGCGAAACCGTGCTGAACATCGGCGCCAGCGAAGTCCCGCTGTCGAAGCTGACGACGGTCTACTGA
- a CDS encoding flagellar hook-length control protein FliK, with amino-acid sequence MDIQSNNIAASLFDGLAQSQQTQATTAKSDQFSKMMDRMLTDAAARKREQAEDTARDAAAARSTAARDAARTAADDARDAREARAADAQRKAAVRAEPRNDPGRDRALQAARSDADDADAARMPDATKRQADGTDDRTAQARRDDRKPAATDKPAKAPAKTDAAKTADGTDAAGKAAGDDADAAPADGTGQQEADAAANVAGNGDPSKQDGAAEEQAAAPAEPEPTQQTAQPPAQPPVPQASDLILAALMPGAKSAAGDAADAGSPGGDAAGGAGGAVDPAAQLAQAQAQAQAAAGQAAKTAAGDAGRVDGQTAAGQGAVAAQAGIALAGTAEADAAEADGSSAEALPTEDGVLPDRFADLLAAAKAKSGGARQGGSDGSGNGGTNGGGRGDAQPQAIPQPAAQPAPLATPAAPTAAAIAAAREAGALEGGLEGVGAAGATAGSGSTTAAGPHLHPALAAMEGVHTIAAGIDQPHATATLRPSRGSAGMPLGVQDQMAVHIKKNVGDEIDQFTINLHPAELGRIDIKLDIGADGRVSAMVAVEKAQTLELLQRDSRGLERALQDAGLQTDSNSLNFSLRGEGNPFANDGRGDGRGGSGRRGRGVGGSGDEEVADGAAYTATLGNGRLDIRA; translated from the coding sequence ATGGACATCCAATCGAACAACATCGCCGCTTCCTTGTTCGACGGTCTCGCCCAATCCCAGCAGACCCAGGCGACGACGGCCAAGAGCGACCAGTTCTCCAAGATGATGGACCGCATGCTGACCGACGCCGCCGCGCGCAAGCGCGAACAGGCCGAGGACACAGCCCGCGACGCAGCCGCAGCCCGCAGCACGGCCGCACGCGATGCAGCCCGCACCGCCGCCGACGACGCCAGGGACGCACGCGAGGCCCGCGCAGCCGACGCGCAGCGCAAGGCCGCGGTGCGGGCCGAGCCACGCAACGATCCGGGCCGTGACCGGGCTCTCCAGGCCGCCCGTTCCGATGCTGACGACGCGGACGCCGCCCGCATGCCGGACGCAACCAAACGGCAAGCCGACGGAACCGACGACCGCACCGCCCAGGCCCGGCGCGACGACCGCAAGCCGGCCGCGACCGACAAGCCGGCGAAGGCCCCGGCAAAAACCGACGCGGCAAAAACCGCCGACGGCACGGATGCTGCCGGGAAGGCGGCCGGCGACGACGCCGATGCGGCGCCTGCCGACGGCACCGGACAGCAGGAGGCGGACGCCGCCGCCAATGTGGCCGGGAACGGCGATCCGTCCAAGCAGGACGGTGCCGCCGAGGAACAGGCCGCGGCACCGGCCGAACCCGAGCCGACCCAGCAGACGGCCCAGCCGCCAGCCCAACCGCCGGTCCCCCAGGCCAGCGACCTGATCCTCGCCGCGCTGATGCCGGGAGCCAAGTCCGCGGCCGGAGATGCGGCCGATGCCGGGAGTCCGGGCGGCGACGCGGCCGGCGGTGCGGGCGGCGCCGTCGATCCGGCGGCCCAACTGGCGCAGGCGCAGGCGCAGGCGCAGGCCGCCGCCGGCCAGGCCGCCAAGACCGCGGCTGGCGACGCCGGCCGGGTCGACGGCCAGACCGCCGCCGGCCAGGGCGCCGTCGCCGCCCAGGCCGGGATTGCCCTGGCCGGAACTGCCGAAGCCGATGCTGCCGAGGCCGACGGCTCGTCGGCCGAAGCCCTGCCGACCGAGGACGGGGTGCTGCCCGACCGCTTCGCCGACCTGCTCGCCGCCGCCAAGGCAAAGAGCGGCGGCGCCAGGCAGGGCGGTTCCGACGGCAGCGGCAATGGCGGCACCAATGGCGGCGGGCGCGGCGATGCCCAGCCCCAGGCGATCCCCCAGCCGGCCGCGCAGCCGGCCCCGCTCGCCACCCCGGCCGCCCCGACTGCAGCGGCGATCGCCGCGGCCCGGGAGGCCGGCGCGCTGGAAGGCGGATTGGAGGGGGTCGGTGCGGCCGGCGCCACGGCCGGCAGCGGCTCCACCACCGCGGCCGGGCCGCATCTCCATCCGGCGCTGGCGGCGATGGAAGGCGTCCACACCATCGCGGCAGGCATCGACCAGCCCCATGCCACGGCGACCCTGCGCCCGTCGCGCGGCAGCGCCGGCATGCCGCTGGGCGTCCAGGACCAGATGGCCGTCCACATCAAGAAGAATGTCGGCGACGAGATCGACCAGTTCACCATCAACCTGCACCCGGCCGAACTGGGGCGGATCGACATCAAGCTGGACATCGGCGCCGACGGCCGGGTCAGCGCAATGGTCGCGGTGGAAAAGGCGCAGACCCTGGAACTCCTGCAGCGTGACAGCCGCGGCTTGGAACGGGCCTTGCAAGACGCTGGACTGCAGACGGACTCCAACAGCCTGAACTTCAGCCTGCGCGGCGAAGGCAACCCCTTCGCCAATGACGGGCGGGGAGACGGACGGGGAGGGTCGGGCCGGCGCGGCCGCGGCGTCGGCGGAAGCGGCGACGAGGAGGTGGCCGACGGTGCCGCCTACACCGCCACGCTCGGCAACGGGCGACTGGACATCCGCGCCTGA